One region of Micromonospora ureilytica genomic DNA includes:
- a CDS encoding glycoside hydrolase family 3 N-terminal domain-containing protein translates to MRSQSLEDSGAAPWRDQRLSPTERAEALLPKMSLEEKIAQLVGVWVGAEASGEGVAPHQSDMISELPQWSTVIQHGLGQLTRPFGTAPVDPVLGARSLAASQAQIVAASRFGIPAQVHEECLTGFAAWRATVYPTPLSWGASFDPDLVEAMADRIGRSMRAAGVHQGLAPVLDVTRDYRWGRTEETIGEDPYLVGTTGAAYVRGLERAGVVATLKHFAGYSASRGGRNLAPVPMGRRELADVILPPFEMALRLGGARSVMNSYAEIDGLPVAADRGLLTGLLRDEWGFTGTVVADYFAVRFLQTLHAVAGNAADAARLALRAGIDVELPTVDAFGEPLVEAARRGEVDEALIDCALRRVLIQKIELGLLDEGWQELPDDVASLRFDDEASQDIALRLARESVVLLRNTGVLPLPMGSRVALVGPVADDPMAMLGCYSFPNHVGVNHSDYGLGLDIPTLRDELARRVPMLTHEPGCAITGEDTSGIPAAVAAAAAADVCVLAVGDRAGMFGRGTSGEGCDAVDLRLPGVQSDLVRAVLATGTPVVLVLMAGRPYALGPEFDGAAAVVQAFFLGQLGGQALAEVLTGAVDPSGRMPVSVPRDAGGLPSTYLAPPLGRRNKVSSIDPTPAYPFGHGLSYTTFEWSDATVVEPREDPAAWPVDGEVRVRITVANTGERAGTEVVQLYLHDPVAQTTRPVVRLIGYTRLPLAPGEAAHVTFGVPADVASFTGLTGQRIVEPGDVELRFGRSSGDVAATLPLRLVGTERQVGHERELLTSVRVEPLVAVPQSA, encoded by the coding sequence ATGCGAAGTCAGTCGCTCGAGGACAGCGGCGCCGCTCCCTGGCGTGATCAGCGGCTGTCGCCGACCGAGCGGGCCGAGGCGCTCCTGCCGAAGATGTCCCTCGAAGAGAAGATCGCCCAGCTCGTCGGGGTCTGGGTCGGCGCCGAGGCCAGCGGCGAGGGCGTCGCACCGCACCAATCAGACATGATCAGCGAGTTGCCGCAGTGGAGCACCGTCATCCAGCACGGGTTGGGTCAGCTGACCCGCCCGTTCGGCACCGCCCCGGTCGACCCGGTGCTCGGCGCCCGATCGCTGGCGGCCTCGCAGGCGCAGATCGTGGCCGCCAGTCGGTTCGGCATCCCCGCGCAGGTGCACGAGGAGTGCCTCACCGGGTTCGCGGCGTGGCGGGCCACCGTCTACCCGACCCCGCTCAGCTGGGGCGCGTCCTTCGACCCCGACCTGGTCGAGGCGATGGCCGACCGGATCGGGCGGTCGATGCGCGCCGCCGGTGTGCACCAGGGTCTCGCCCCGGTCCTGGACGTCACCCGCGACTACCGCTGGGGCCGTACCGAGGAGACCATCGGCGAGGACCCCTACCTGGTCGGGACGACAGGCGCCGCGTACGTGCGGGGCCTGGAGCGGGCCGGCGTGGTGGCCACGCTGAAGCACTTCGCCGGATACTCCGCCTCCCGGGGCGGACGTAATCTCGCACCCGTGCCGATGGGGCGCCGCGAGCTGGCCGACGTCATCCTGCCGCCGTTCGAGATGGCGCTGCGCCTCGGCGGCGCCCGCTCGGTGATGAACTCGTACGCCGAGATCGACGGCCTGCCCGTCGCGGCCGACCGTGGGCTGCTGACCGGGCTGCTGCGCGACGAGTGGGGCTTCACCGGCACCGTGGTGGCCGACTACTTCGCCGTACGGTTCCTGCAGACCCTGCACGCAGTCGCCGGGAACGCCGCCGACGCGGCCCGGCTCGCCCTGCGGGCCGGGATCGACGTCGAGCTGCCCACAGTGGACGCCTTCGGCGAACCGCTGGTGGAGGCGGCTCGCCGCGGCGAGGTCGACGAGGCGCTGATCGACTGCGCGCTGCGTCGGGTGCTGATACAGAAGATCGAGCTCGGTCTGCTCGACGAGGGCTGGCAGGAACTGCCCGACGACGTGGCGTCCCTGCGCTTCGACGACGAGGCCAGTCAGGACATCGCCCTTCGCCTCGCCCGGGAGTCGGTCGTCCTGCTGCGCAACACCGGCGTCCTCCCGCTGCCCATGGGGAGCCGGGTCGCCCTGGTCGGCCCGGTCGCCGACGACCCGATGGCCATGCTGGGCTGCTATTCGTTCCCCAACCACGTGGGCGTCAACCACAGCGACTACGGCCTCGGCCTGGACATCCCCACTCTGCGCGACGAGTTGGCCCGACGCGTCCCGATGCTCACCCACGAGCCGGGGTGCGCCATCACCGGCGAGGACACCTCGGGCATCCCGGCCGCGGTCGCCGCGGCAGCCGCCGCCGACGTGTGCGTGCTGGCCGTCGGCGACCGGGCTGGAATGTTCGGCCGGGGCACCTCCGGTGAGGGCTGCGACGCCGTCGACCTGCGCCTACCCGGCGTGCAGAGCGACCTCGTCCGCGCCGTCCTCGCCACCGGCACCCCGGTCGTCCTGGTGTTGATGGCCGGCCGCCCCTACGCGCTCGGCCCGGAGTTCGACGGCGCGGCGGCAGTGGTGCAGGCGTTCTTCCTCGGCCAGCTCGGTGGGCAGGCGCTCGCCGAGGTGCTCACCGGCGCGGTCGACCCCTCGGGGCGGATGCCGGTCAGCGTTCCCCGCGACGCCGGCGGGCTGCCGAGCACCTACCTGGCGCCACCGCTCGGCCGGCGTAACAAGGTCTCCTCGATCGACCCGACCCCGGCGTACCCGTTCGGCCACGGGCTGAGCTACACCACCTTCGAGTGGTCCGACGCGACGGTGGTCGAACCGCGCGAAGATCCGGCCGCCTGGCCGGTCGACGGCGAGGTGCGGGTGCGGATCACCGTCGCCAACACCGGTGAGCGGGCCGGCACCGAGGTCGTGCAGCTCTACCTGCACGACCCGGTCGCGCAGACCACCCGTCCGGTGGTCCGGCTGATCGGCTACACCCGGTTGCCGTTGGCGCCCGGCGAGGCGGCGCACGTGACGTTCGGCGTACCGGCCGACGTGGCGTCGTTCACCGGGCTGACCGGCCAACGGATCGTCGAGCCCGGCGACGTCGAGCTGCGCTTCGGCCGGTCGAGTGGCGACGTGGCGGCCACCCTGCCGCTGCGACTGGTCGGCACCGAGCGCCAGGTCGGTCACGAGCGGGAACTGCTCACCTCGGTGCGGGTGGAGCCTCTCGTGGCTGTTCCACAGTCGGCATAG
- a CDS encoding carbohydrate ABC transporter permease: MTLGTKVDAPKTRGPVDSRGYRIFRVVNTVVLLGVVVVTLYPFLNIVARSLSEEAYIIAGEVTVVPRGFDLTAYKLLMSDAMFWTNYRNTVVYTVVATLISIVLTTCYAYVLSKPQLKGRPFLIGVALFTMFFSGGLIPNYVLVTSLGMKNTIWAVVIPNAISVFNLLVMKAFFESLPSELEEAAAVDGLNTYGILLRIVLPLSKAIIATMVLFYAVSFWNSWFAAFLYMDRQDLLPVTVYLRNLIAGATSAESAAADADKVQAAATLQAVTIVLTTLPILAVYPFVQRFFVRGVMLGAVKG; this comes from the coding sequence GTGACCCTCGGTACGAAGGTCGACGCCCCGAAGACGCGCGGGCCGGTGGACAGCCGGGGTTACCGGATCTTCCGAGTCGTCAACACTGTCGTCCTGCTCGGCGTCGTGGTCGTGACGCTGTACCCGTTCCTCAACATCGTGGCCCGCTCGCTCAGCGAAGAGGCGTACATCATCGCCGGCGAGGTGACAGTCGTCCCGCGTGGGTTCGACCTGACCGCGTACAAGCTGCTGATGTCGGACGCGATGTTCTGGACGAACTACCGCAACACTGTGGTGTACACGGTGGTCGCCACGCTCATCTCGATCGTGCTGACCACCTGTTACGCGTACGTGCTGTCGAAGCCGCAGCTCAAGGGGCGCCCGTTCCTCATCGGCGTCGCGCTGTTCACCATGTTCTTCTCCGGTGGCCTGATTCCCAACTACGTGCTGGTCACCAGCCTGGGCATGAAGAACACCATCTGGGCAGTGGTGATCCCCAATGCCATCAGCGTGTTCAACCTGCTGGTCATGAAGGCGTTCTTCGAGAGCCTGCCGAGCGAGTTGGAGGAGGCCGCGGCCGTCGACGGGCTGAACACCTACGGCATCCTGCTGCGGATCGTGCTGCCGCTGTCGAAGGCGATCATCGCGACGATGGTGCTCTTCTACGCGGTGTCCTTCTGGAACTCGTGGTTCGCCGCGTTCCTCTACATGGACCGGCAGGATCTGCTGCCGGTCACCGTCTACCTCCGCAACCTCATCGCGGGCGCCACAAGCGCCGAGTCGGCTGCCGCCGACGCCGACAAGGTCCAGGCCGCGGCCACCCTGCAGGCCGTGACGATCGTGCTGACCACCCTGCCGATCCTGGCGGTCTACCCCTTCGTCCAGCGGTTCTTCGTCCGCGGCGTGATGCTCGGCGCGGTCAAGGGATGA
- a CDS encoding ABC transporter permease yields MTSTLRPPPPAPPRSPQAAQSPAPRSPRRGRSWRQALRRDWQLYSLAILPLLFFLVFRYLPMIGNIIAFRRFKPGGSIFGEYWVGLRYFRMFLNDPTFWEVFTNTLVLGTLTLLFCFPLPIVLALLLNEVRARRFKRFVQSVSYLPHFLSIVIVAAMVMQLTSIEGTANQIVSLFGGDPVAFLQKPEWFRTIYVSSEVWQTVGWGTILYLAALTTVDEDLYEAARIDGAGRLRQTWHVTLPGIRPTMVTLLILNIGSFLAVGFEKILLLYNPLTYPTADVVSTYLFRMGFQSSNFSYAAAIGLFEAVIGLILVLSANVISRRTVGTSLW; encoded by the coding sequence ATGACATCCACCCTGCGGCCACCGCCGCCGGCGCCGCCGCGTTCTCCGCAGGCGGCGCAGAGCCCTGCCCCGCGCTCGCCACGACGCGGTCGCAGTTGGCGGCAGGCACTGCGCCGGGACTGGCAGCTCTACTCCCTCGCCATATTGCCGCTGCTCTTCTTCCTGGTCTTCAGGTACCTGCCGATGATCGGCAACATCATCGCCTTCCGCCGGTTCAAGCCGGGCGGCAGCATCTTCGGCGAGTACTGGGTCGGGCTGCGCTACTTCCGGATGTTCCTCAACGACCCGACGTTCTGGGAGGTGTTCACCAACACCCTGGTGCTCGGGACGCTGACCCTGCTGTTCTGTTTCCCGCTGCCGATCGTGCTGGCGCTACTGCTCAACGAGGTCCGGGCCCGCCGCTTCAAGCGGTTCGTCCAGTCCGTGTCCTACCTGCCGCACTTCCTGTCGATCGTGATCGTGGCGGCGATGGTCATGCAGTTGACCTCGATCGAGGGTACGGCCAACCAGATCGTCAGCCTGTTCGGTGGCGACCCGGTGGCGTTCCTGCAGAAACCGGAGTGGTTCCGCACCATCTACGTCTCGTCGGAGGTCTGGCAGACCGTCGGGTGGGGCACGATCCTCTACCTCGCCGCCCTCACCACCGTCGACGAGGACCTGTACGAGGCCGCCCGGATCGACGGCGCCGGCCGGTTGCGGCAGACCTGGCACGTCACGTTGCCCGGCATCCGTCCGACGATGGTGACCCTGCTGATCCTCAACATCGGCAGCTTCCTGGCGGTCGGGTTCGAGAAGATCCTGCTGCTCTACAACCCGTTGACGTACCCGACCGCCGACGTGGTCTCCACCTATCTGTTCCGGATGGGCTTCCAGTCGAGCAACTTCAGCTACGCGGCCGCCATCGGCCTCTTCGAGGCGGTGATCGGGCTGATCCTCGTCCTGTCGGCGAACGTCATCTCCCGGCGCACGGTGGGGACGAGCCTGTGGTGA